One Campylobacter concisus DNA window includes the following coding sequences:
- a CDS encoding hybrid sensor histidine kinase/response regulator, producing MDDMKEIMEDFLIEAFELIEQIDHDLVELESNPEDLELLNRIFRVAHTVKGSSSFLNFDVLTELTHHMEDVLNKARKGELKITPDIMDVVLESVDMMKGLLSSIRDHGNDTAAGIDIKNICARLTQISEGEAPAAAPEASATPVAEPAPEPAQEPEPAAPAEEAPEISDAELSKLSDSEVEAEIERLLKVRKAEDQARRASKGIAPKSPSEIAPAASSTSAPAAKAESKEKDGDKKVPAASSGAVAQEQTIRVEVKRLDHLMNLIGELVLGKNRLLKIYDDVEERYEGEKFLEELNQVVSSLSLVTTDIQLAVMKTRMLPIAKVFNKFPRMIRDLSRDLGKQIDLEISGEETELDKSIVEEIGDPLVHIIRNSCDHGIEDPETRKAAGKPEKGLVQLKAYNEGNHIVVEIVDDGKGLDADMLKSKSIEKGIITEREADAMSEKEAFGLIFRPGFSTAAKVTNVSGRGVGMDVVKTNIEKLNGIIDIESEVGKGTVMKLKIPLTLAIIQSLLVGTQEEFYAIPLASVLETVRVPIDDIYTIDGKNVLRLRDEVLSLVRLSDVFGVEKAFDGGDQTYVVIIGVAEAKLGIIVDTLVGQEEIVIKSMGDYLQNIPGIAGATIRGDGRVTLIIDVGAMMEMAKDIKVDIRAEIEDSTKAKEKPSDYKVLIVDDSKMDRTIMQKALEPTGVTIIEATNGVEALNIVKSGEHSFDAILIDIEMPRMDGYTLAGEIRKYSKYRNLPLIAVTSRTSKTDRLRGVEVGMTEYITKPYSAEYLENVVRKNIKLA from the coding sequence ATGGATGATATGAAAGAAATAATGGAAGACTTTTTAATAGAAGCTTTCGAACTTATTGAGCAGATAGATCATGACCTTGTTGAGCTTGAGTCAAACCCTGAAGATTTGGAATTATTAAATAGAATTTTCCGCGTTGCTCACACAGTAAAAGGTAGTTCAAGCTTTTTAAATTTTGATGTTTTAACAGAGCTTACTCACCATATGGAGGATGTTTTAAATAAAGCTAGAAAAGGCGAGCTAAAGATCACTCCAGACATTATGGACGTAGTTCTTGAGTCAGTTGATATGATGAAAGGCTTGTTAAGCAGCATTAGAGATCATGGAAATGATACAGCTGCTGGCATTGATATTAAAAACATTTGCGCAAGACTTACTCAAATTTCTGAAGGTGAGGCTCCAGCAGCAGCTCCTGAAGCTTCTGCCACGCCAGTAGCTGAGCCAGCACCAGAACCGGCACAAGAGCCAGAGCCAGCTGCACCTGCCGAAGAGGCACCAGAGATAAGTGATGCTGAGCTTTCAAAGCTAAGTGATTCAGAAGTCGAAGCAGAGATAGAAAGACTCTTAAAGGTTAGAAAGGCTGAGGATCAAGCAAGGCGTGCTTCAAAAGGTATAGCTCCAAAATCTCCTAGCGAGATAGCCCCAGCTGCAAGTAGCACTTCAGCTCCAGCTGCAAAAGCAGAGAGTAAGGAAAAAGACGGAGATAAAAAGGTTCCAGCGGCAAGTAGCGGTGCAGTGGCTCAGGAACAAACTATACGTGTTGAGGTAAAAAGACTTGACCACTTAATGAACCTAATAGGCGAGCTTGTTCTTGGTAAAAACCGCTTGTTAAAAATTTATGATGACGTGGAAGAGAGATATGAGGGTGAGAAATTCCTTGAAGAGCTAAATCAAGTAGTTTCAAGTCTAAGCTTAGTGACGACTGATATTCAGCTTGCTGTTATGAAAACAAGAATGCTTCCAATAGCAAAAGTCTTTAATAAATTCCCACGTATGATACGCGATCTTAGCCGTGACCTTGGTAAGCAAATCGATCTTGAAATTTCAGGTGAAGAGACAGAACTTGATAAGTCAATCGTAGAAGAGATCGGCGATCCACTAGTTCACATCATCAGAAATTCATGCGATCACGGTATCGAGGATCCTGAGACAAGAAAGGCAGCAGGTAAGCCTGAAAAAGGCCTTGTACAACTTAAAGCTTACAATGAAGGTAATCACATCGTTGTTGAGATAGTTGATGATGGTAAGGGTCTAGATGCGGATATGCTTAAATCTAAATCGATAGAAAAAGGCATCATAACTGAACGCGAAGCTGATGCGATGAGTGAAAAAGAGGCATTTGGACTTATCTTTAGACCAGGATTTTCAACTGCGGCAAAAGTTACAAACGTATCTGGTCGTGGTGTTGGTATGGACGTTGTTAAGACAAATATTGAAAAGCTAAATGGTATCATTGATATTGAAAGTGAAGTTGGAAAAGGCACAGTTATGAAGCTTAAAATTCCACTTACACTTGCGATTATTCAATCGCTACTTGTTGGAACGCAAGAAGAATTTTATGCTATTCCACTTGCTAGTGTTCTTGAAACTGTTCGTGTGCCTATTGACGATATCTACACGATCGATGGTAAAAATGTACTAAGACTAAGAGATGAAGTCTTATCTCTTGTTAGGCTTTCTGACGTATTTGGTGTAGAAAAAGCTTTTGATGGTGGAGATCAAACTTATGTCGTAATAATCGGTGTTGCTGAAGCAAAACTAGGTATTATCGTCGATACTTTGGTTGGACAAGAAGAGATTGTTATTAAATCAATGGGTGATTATTTACAAAATATCCCAGGTATTGCCGGTGCGACTATTAGAGGTGATGGCCGTGTGACATTGATTATCGATGTTGGTGCTATGATGGAGATGGCAAAAGATATCAAGGTAGATATTAGAGCTGAAATAGAAGATAGCACAAAAGCAAAGGAAAAACCAAGCGATTATAAAGTCTTGATAGTCGATGACTCAAAAATGGATAGAACTATCATGCAAAAAGCGCTTGAACCAACCGGGGTAACGATAATAGAAGCCACAAACGGTGTTGAGGCACTAAATATCGTAAAATCCGGAGAGCACTCCTTTGATGCGATTTTGATAGATATTGAGATGCCAAGAATGGATGGATATACGCTAGCTGGCGAAATTAGAAAATACTCTAAGTACAGAAATTTACCGCTTATTGCTGTTACATCAAGGACCTCAAAAACAGATAGATTGCGTGGCGTAGAAGTTGGAATGACTGAGTATATTACAAAACCATATTCAGCCGAGTACTTAGAAAATGTCGTTAGAAAGAATATAAAATTAGCTTAG
- a CDS encoding chemotaxis protein, with product MFGDNVLKTDSNEMELVDFRIFKKTENKVYEGIYGVNVAKVREIIKMPNLTELPGVPEYIEGIFDLRGVVIPVINLARWMNIIEPTEGVVIKPRVIIAEFSGILIGFIVHEAKRIRRISWKDIEPANFASGSGALDKGKITGVTRIENDEVLLILDLESIVEELGIYSPKIEFDVTDDQKLKGAALVLDDSSTARKLVKDALEKMGLSVVEAKNGVEGLERMEELYQRYGDNLSRELRVILSDIEMPQMDGYRFASTLKNDERFKEVPIVFNSSLSNDFSEIKSKEAGGAAYLTKFDASIFYQEVLKVIEAHSKSAK from the coding sequence ATGTTTGGAGATAACGTACTAAAAACGGACTCAAACGAGATGGAACTTGTTGATTTTCGTATCTTTAAAAAGACCGAAAACAAAGTATATGAAGGAATATACGGAGTCAATGTCGCAAAGGTGCGGGAGATCATTAAGATGCCAAATCTTACAGAGCTTCCAGGCGTTCCTGAGTATATCGAGGGAATTTTTGATTTAAGGGGCGTGGTGATCCCTGTCATAAATTTGGCAAGATGGATGAATATTATTGAGCCAACTGAAGGCGTAGTTATAAAGCCACGTGTTATTATTGCTGAGTTTAGTGGTATTTTGATCGGTTTTATCGTCCATGAGGCAAAAAGGATCAGGCGTATAAGCTGGAAAGATATCGAGCCTGCAAATTTTGCTTCAGGTTCTGGCGCTTTAGACAAAGGTAAAATAACAGGCGTAACAAGAATAGAAAATGATGAAGTTTTGCTTATTCTTGATCTTGAAAGCATTGTTGAAGAGCTTGGAATTTACTCGCCAAAGATCGAATTTGATGTAACAGACGATCAAAAATTAAAAGGTGCTGCTTTAGTTTTAGATGATAGTTCAACTGCTAGAAAACTAGTAAAAGACGCACTTGAGAAGATGGGACTTAGCGTGGTTGAGGCTAAAAACGGCGTTGAGGGCTTGGAGAGAATGGAAGAGCTTTATCAAAGATACGGAGATAACTTATCAAGAGAGCTCAGGGTTATCTTAAGTGATATCGAAATGCCACAGATGGATGGCTACCGCTTTGCTTCAACTCTTAAAAATGATGAAAGATTTAAAGAAGTACCAATAGTATTTAACTCCTCATTGAGTAATGATTTTAGTGAAATCAAGAGTAAAGAAGCTGGTGGTGCGGCGTATCTTACAAAATTTGACGCAAGCATATTTTATCAAGAAGTGCTAAAAGTTATTGAAGCACATTCTAAATCTGCAAAATGA
- a CDS encoding UDP-2,3-diacylglucosamine diphosphatase encodes MSEYLYAPIIKEGAIFIADAHENVNRNGFLKFLRAIDSREIKEPPQIFLLGDMFDFLTGDGEYTREFYSEHLSLINKISQNVEIFYFEGNHDFRLSNLFNKTREIWDGHEMLRYKSVRVYDIYDQPANFKTINEEHVQIAHGDIFLPFVDKYALRFLRLKWFLKFMNALDKFLHFKISKAILAKLTKKNLDYKIPNFKELMSKHLQGYEANIVIEGHYHQGEQFNIYDKFYINLPCFACEQSYFVVEYAQQKLNLLKMSLKGH; translated from the coding sequence TTGAGCGAATATCTATATGCCCCCATTATAAAAGAAGGCGCGATCTTTATAGCTGATGCGCATGAAAATGTAAACCGAAATGGCTTTTTAAAATTTTTAAGAGCCATTGATAGCAGGGAGATCAAAGAGCCGCCACAAATTTTTTTGTTAGGCGATATGTTTGACTTTCTAACGGGCGATGGCGAATACACAAGAGAATTTTACTCTGAGCACTTAAGCCTTATAAATAAAATTTCACAAAATGTGGAAATTTTTTACTTCGAGGGCAATCACGATTTTAGACTTTCAAATTTATTTAATAAAACAAGAGAAATTTGGGATGGGCACGAGATGCTGCGCTATAAAAGCGTTAGGGTTTATGATATTTACGATCAGCCAGCAAATTTCAAAACGATCAATGAAGAGCACGTCCAGATCGCGCATGGCGATATATTTTTACCTTTTGTAGATAAATATGCACTTAGATTTTTGCGTTTAAAATGGTTTTTAAAATTTATGAATGCTTTGGATAAATTTTTACATTTTAAAATATCAAAAGCAATACTAGCCAAACTTACCAAAAAAAATTTAGACTATAAAATTCCTAATTTTAAGGAGCTAATGAGCAAGCATTTGCAGGGATACGAGGCTAATATCGTGATAGAAGGACACTATCATCAAGGCGAGCAATTTAACATTTACGATAAGTTTTATATAAATTTACCTTGTTTTGCATGTGAGCAAAGTTATTTTGTTGTAGAATACGCCCAGCAAAAATTAAATTTGCTCAAAATGAGTTTGAAAGGACATTGA